Proteins encoded by one window of Pseudonocardia sp. HH130629-09:
- a CDS encoding GntR family transcriptional regulator, giving the protein MDGQDGGNRYGSADGKARRVLAALRADIVTGVLAQGERLTEARLCERYRVSRVPVREALRTLAVQGFVEVRPNQGATVATIDDADAEDLFAVRGTIEEIAAARCAARVAGGEDAVVDLLGLLVAEGEAELASGRTERLPELNTRFHLAIAEHSGSASLPSLLRHVSDRIEWIYAMGVSVAGPRSWAEHRAILAAVAAGDPASAGALARAHVERAERHHRGVG; this is encoded by the coding sequence GTGGACGGGCAGGACGGCGGTAACCGGTACGGCTCGGCCGACGGCAAGGCGCGGCGGGTGCTCGCGGCGCTGCGGGCGGACATCGTGACCGGGGTGCTCGCCCAGGGCGAGCGGCTGACCGAGGCCCGGCTGTGCGAGCGCTATCGGGTCTCGCGCGTCCCGGTCCGCGAGGCGCTGCGCACGCTCGCCGTCCAGGGTTTCGTCGAGGTCCGTCCGAACCAGGGTGCCACCGTCGCCACGATCGACGACGCCGACGCCGAGGACCTGTTCGCCGTGCGCGGCACCATCGAGGAGATCGCCGCGGCCCGCTGCGCGGCGCGGGTGGCCGGGGGCGAGGACGCGGTGGTGGACCTGCTGGGGCTGCTCGTCGCCGAGGGCGAGGCCGAGCTGGCGTCCGGCCGGACGGAACGGCTGCCGGAGCTCAACACGCGCTTCCACCTCGCCATCGCCGAGCACAGCGGGTCGGCGTCGCTCCCGTCGCTGCTGCGGCACGTCTCCGACCGGATCGAATGGATCTACGCGATGGGGGTGTCCGTGGCCGGTCCGCGGTCGTGGGCCGAGCACCGGGCCATCCTCGCGGCGGTCGCGGCGGGTGATCCGGCGTCGGCGGGGGCCCTGGCCCGGGCACACGTCGAACGCGCCGAGCGCCATCACCGCGGGGTGGGCTGA
- a CDS encoding carboxymuconolactone decarboxylase family protein, which yields MARIPLPEPADMDPRHRAQYERFPSNLTRTLTVMDSRLSEALPETANALRASALAPSWREGVILRVAALTGSAYERWQHLDQARQHWSDEQIAVIETTAGADRSVLPTGFARLLDLVDLLVPGLPVPDDVLAAVRRTLDDRDLVTVIVLVGHYLTVARLTTVLGVDLDPALDTWTHEH from the coding sequence ATGGCCCGCATCCCGCTGCCCGAGCCCGCCGACATGGACCCCCGTCACCGCGCCCAGTACGAACGGTTCCCCTCGAACCTCACCCGGACCCTGACCGTGATGGACTCCCGGCTGTCCGAAGCCCTGCCGGAGACGGCCAACGCGCTGCGCGCCTCGGCGCTGGCGCCCTCCTGGCGCGAAGGAGTCATCCTGCGCGTCGCCGCTCTTACCGGCAGTGCCTACGAACGGTGGCAGCACCTGGACCAGGCGCGTCAGCACTGGTCGGACGAGCAGATCGCCGTCATCGAGACCACCGCGGGGGCCGACCGGTCGGTGCTGCCCACCGGGTTCGCCCGCCTGCTCGACCTGGTCGACCTGCTCGTCCCCGGCCTCCCGGTCCCCGACGACGTCCTCGCCGCCGTACGCCGGACCCTCGACGACCGCGACCTGGTCACCGTCATCGTCCTGGTCGGGCACTACCTCACCGTCGCCCGGCTCACCACCGTCCTCGGCGTCGACCTGGACCCTGCCCTGGACACCTGGACCCACGAACACTGA
- a CDS encoding alpha/beta fold hydrolase, with protein MDDSTFSTRTVNLVRTGPRGGTPVVLLHSAGLDLTYWDRQIAALALDRDVVAVDLPGHGRTTGDPGDWQLDRAVGFVRRVLASLEADRVHLVGLSLGGMLAQTTAVADPGITASLTLIDTAASFSDAGRVAMRARAAQARTEGMVAVLEGLFGHWFTADTRARRPDLVERATRTLLAQDPQVHAAMWEMIAGFELAADLPRIGCRTMVVVGEHDSSSPVSAARQLRDTIPDARLRVVPAAAHLAPLEKPATVTRHLVGFLDQVA; from the coding sequence GTGGACGACAGCACCTTCTCGACGCGGACCGTCAACCTGGTCCGCACCGGCCCCCGCGGCGGCACCCCGGTGGTTCTCCTGCACTCGGCCGGGCTGGACCTGACCTACTGGGATCGTCAGATCGCGGCCCTGGCGCTCGACCGGGACGTCGTCGCGGTCGACCTGCCCGGCCACGGGCGGACCACCGGCGACCCCGGCGACTGGCAGCTCGATCGCGCGGTCGGGTTCGTGCGCCGAGTGCTGGCGAGTCTGGAGGCCGACCGGGTCCACCTGGTCGGGCTGTCACTGGGCGGGATGCTCGCCCAGACCACCGCCGTCGCGGACCCGGGCATCACGGCCTCGCTGACGTTGATCGACACGGCGGCCTCGTTCTCCGACGCCGGCCGCGTGGCGATGCGGGCCCGGGCCGCGCAGGCGCGGACGGAGGGCATGGTGGCGGTGCTGGAGGGACTGTTCGGGCACTGGTTCACCGCCGACACCCGCGCCCGGCGCCCGGACCTGGTCGAGCGCGCCACCCGCACGCTGCTCGCCCAGGACCCGCAGGTGCACGCCGCGATGTGGGAGATGATCGCCGGCTTCGAGCTCGCGGCCGACCTCCCCCGGATCGGGTGCCGGACGATGGTCGTGGTCGGGGAGCACGACTCCAGCTCGCCGGTCTCCGCGGCCCGGCAGCTGCGCGACACCATCCCGGATGCCCGGCTGCGCGTGGTGCCCGCCGCCGCCCACCTCGCACCGTTGGAGAAGCCCGCCACCGTCACCCGCCACCTGGTCGGGTTCCTCGACCAGGTCGCCTGA
- a CDS encoding LysR family transcriptional regulator: MELRQLEIFLAVADTGSFTAAAESVHLVQSAVSVAVRALERDLGAALFERTTRRVALTDAGAALVAPARTTLAAAASARDAVEEVTGGIRGTVTVGIMHALPGVDLAALLQRFHQQWPRVTIRPGTAPDGTAGLVRGVLEHRLDLALAAVDPTACPPAIEAHELFREPIRLACPPGHRLSGRERVSLTELRGESFIDVPPGWGSRESVDRVLATHGVAREVVIEVGDVATVAELVRAGLGLALIAPSSAPEPVRRRLVDLSPHPEFVVSLITARDRTPSVAAGRLIRLVRHAAGEAGGPPATP, from the coding sequence GTGGAGCTGCGCCAGCTCGAGATCTTCCTTGCGGTCGCCGACACCGGGAGCTTCACCGCCGCCGCCGAGTCCGTGCACCTCGTGCAGTCGGCGGTCTCGGTCGCGGTCCGGGCGCTCGAACGTGACCTGGGTGCGGCGCTGTTCGAGCGGACCACCCGCCGGGTCGCGCTCACCGACGCGGGCGCGGCCCTGGTCGCGCCCGCCCGCACCACACTGGCCGCGGCCGCCTCCGCCCGCGACGCCGTCGAGGAGGTGACCGGGGGGATCCGCGGCACTGTCACCGTCGGGATCATGCACGCCCTGCCCGGTGTCGACCTGGCGGCGCTGCTCCAGCGGTTCCACCAGCAGTGGCCCCGGGTGACGATCCGCCCCGGCACCGCACCCGACGGGACCGCCGGGCTCGTGCGTGGTGTGCTCGAGCACCGCCTCGACCTCGCCCTCGCCGCGGTCGATCCCACGGCGTGCCCACCGGCGATCGAGGCGCACGAGCTGTTCCGGGAACCGATCCGGCTCGCCTGCCCGCCCGGGCACCGGCTCTCCGGTCGTGAGCGTGTGTCCCTCACCGAGCTCCGCGGCGAGTCGTTCATCGACGTCCCTCCCGGCTGGGGCAGCCGGGAGAGCGTCGACCGGGTCCTCGCCACCCACGGTGTCGCGCGCGAGGTGGTCATCGAGGTGGGAGACGTCGCCACCGTCGCCGAACTGGTCCGCGCGGGGCTCGGGCTGGCGCTGATCGCGCCGTCCTCGGCGCCCGAGCCGGTCCGCCGTCGGCTCGTCGACCTCTCACCGCATCCCGAGTTCGTCGTCTCCCTCATCACCGCACGCGACCGGACCCCGTCCGTCGCCGCCGGCCGTCTGATCCGTCTGGTCCGGCACGCCGCCGGGGAGGCCGGCGGCCCGCCTGCCACGCCGTGA
- a CDS encoding TetR family transcriptional regulator, which produces MSERRTMARRARDELRGEVLDVAERLAVAGERPSMPELARRVGVSRQTLYSEFGDRDGLAAALVLRATDRFLDRIEAALDGETDLHAAWVAAVGAALTEGAENPLLKALLSGDAAVPSAFGTDSGPIIAAAAERSAGYLRRVRPGARERDVRLAAETAARLTVSHLVLPAGPASRSAEDIATVVVRTLGADGV; this is translated from the coding sequence ATGAGCGAGCGGCGGACGATGGCCCGGCGGGCCCGCGACGAGCTGCGCGGCGAGGTGCTCGACGTCGCCGAACGCCTCGCGGTCGCGGGGGAACGCCCGTCGATGCCCGAGCTCGCCCGCCGGGTCGGGGTCAGCCGGCAGACCCTCTACAGCGAGTTCGGCGACCGCGACGGGCTCGCCGCCGCCCTGGTGCTGCGGGCCACCGACCGGTTCCTCGACCGGATCGAGGCCGCCCTCGACGGCGAGACCGACCTGCACGCGGCCTGGGTCGCCGCCGTCGGCGCCGCGCTCACCGAGGGTGCCGAGAACCCGCTGCTCAAGGCCCTGCTCAGCGGCGACGCGGCGGTCCCGTCTGCGTTCGGCACCGACTCCGGCCCGATCATCGCGGCCGCGGCCGAGCGGTCCGCCGGATACCTGCGCCGGGTCCGGCCCGGGGCCCGCGAGCGCGACGTGCGGCTCGCCGCGGAGACCGCCGCCCGGCTCACGGTCAGCCACCTGGTGCTCCCCGCGGGCCCGGCGTCGCGCTCGGCGGAGGACATCGCGACGGTGGTGGTGCGGACGCTCGGCGCCGACGGGGTGTGA